The sequence TTGCCAATTTATTCCGATCCTCCTCGGATTTCAACCTAATTAAGAACGTACGTGCCACTGCACTATCGTTATTTTCGCCTTCATTGCCATCACCATCACCCTGCAAAATCCAAGAGACATTGCATGTAAGTAACATGGCCTAAATGTTTCGAGGACTAATGTACCCTAATAGTGTCCAAGAGTGAGCAAAGCAACCTACATGGCTAAGACATAAGGGCAATAAAGTCTTACACATTAATGTGCTTGTCTATTTTAgttcattttcaaaatctataaaatgaattttatgtatgtaaaaacaagaaataaaattcCTTAAAATTATGTGGTAACAGGTCACCGCAAAAGTACAATTACATAAAGGTTGCCTGGGTTCTAATGGCTCACTGTGCAAGTAGGCAGTCACATAAAGGCCACACTGCCGATGAGAAGCCAAGTAGCAATTCCACTCACACAAAGTATATATCATGTGTTCTATGTATGAGTAATATTGCCCATTGGATCCCATCTCTATATACATGCACACAAGTAATCATGATGTGACTGCAACAGCTAAATCAACCAGATTAGAAACTGAACAtgcaaaattaagatttaacaTATATTACCGCAGTATGGAATATTGCAACGATGGagtttttttgtgaatttgtcTTGATACCCGGATACAGTAAAGCATTAAGCAGCACTTTTCCCACCTGCAAACAGCAAAGCATGCAGAAAGTGAAACTACATTACAAAAGGCTCTTCGGGAAAGCTCATTGGAAGAAACAAGATGTCACAGAATCATAAATGTAAACAACGGGAAGAGCAAAACAGAAGAATGGTTTTCCAATGTATGATCTTTTATGAAtggaaagggagaaaaaaaaaaaaatccattgacAAGAAATTTCCATCTAAAAAAATTGTACCCATTTTTTGCAACATAAATTACAAGttgttgtttcttcttcttcttccttttttctttttgaagaaaaaaatagaataagagTAGAAATTTAGCATGTTAACTCATGACTTCTGCCATAGAAGTGTCAGACGTCATAATTAAGGTCCCTTTCCTGATTGCCATGATCCTACTAACCTTAGATGAAGCTTAATTGAGAAGAACAATAGGAACCAACAGAAAAGGAGTAGAATCACAAAGCCAAGTACGAAAAGcattataattacaaaaaataacaaGCCACTATTATATCACGTCATCCCAGAAgtaggaaaagaaaattgtcTGGATGGTTACATACGTCATTCCGAACAAGAATTGTTGGTTTGGATTCTTTTGTCCCCTTGCTGACACCCTCTTGGCACTTAATGGAAAGCCGTCCCGTGCCTTTATCTTTCCATGCATCTTTATCCACAGGATCACTAGACTGGACAGATGAAAATATAGAGAAAGTTAGAACAAACGCCAAATCACATATTATCACTCCATATAGCAAGATGCACACCACTCCAGCTATCCATATTTTGAGCATCATACATATTGATCCATCCAGGAAGCATTAGTACTAAACTGCAGATGAATCAATGGCCCAATTCCTAAAGGCAATACCAGTATCCCCTTTTCAATCCCAATTGATATATAATAACCTGATTAAGGCATGAaggttattaaataaattgaaaggaTCCTAGAGCTGAATGGTCCAGTATTGGTACAATAATCCTCACAAATATGTCAGGGCAGGGGAATGAACTTACTATTTAGCAAGCTCAGATACATCCAAGGACAAGATAGTATCCAAGATCCGACTGTAATAACAGAAACAAATTACCTCAAACCTATACAAGTTGCATCCATATTTCTTTTGGACAACATTCTATCCATTCTTATGCATTGACATAACCTCTTCTTAATACGCTAACCAGTCAAACAAGCGTTAACAATACAACAAAATCACAACATCAATTAAACAAACTTTAAATTGCAAGAAAATTAAAGGCATGTGGGGTATAGATAGAAAGAGGGGGGAAGGAATCCAATTTTAAGGAAATATTCAAAACTATAAAGAATGTCCCTGCACGCAAAATAGTCAAACGGAAATTTCTAATTATGCAAACATCTGCAAGAACATTATCTAAACCAAAACTATAATTTGAGAATGCTGTCTCCATGATAACAATTATACCATACAGAACTTTGTAAGCACATACCTTCACATAAAGTTTGCACTTGACTTCATGGACGACAACAACGCCCTTTTCTTCCGTTTTTTTCACTGATGGGCTGCTAGGTGGCTCCAATTCATTTTCTGATTGCCAAAAGAAGATTCAATAATGAAAAGGCAgtaattctcataaatataattattctctACAAAGGATATAAATGGGTAATGTCCCTTTggcattgtttatttttaaagaaaaagaaatataaccTCATCAAAAAGCAACTCTTGGTAGATTTAGACAAATATGGCAAAAAAGTGGTTCAAAGGGAAACTTTTAAGATCCTACAAGCATGGACACCACAAAAGGCAACAATCAACCCTACAAAAGAGACTCATTGGTACAAAACTAGAACTGACTAAGAAACAAAGCAAAGCTCTGATAAAACCAACTTTAGTCTTCATTTTTCAatgaatatatgtatgaaaaagTTTAtgctattttctttcatttttttcccttctatAACTTTGACAGAGTTAAGCCTCAATCATTATCAGAAACCAGCCAATTCCACTGATTTTATCCGTAAGGCCAGAAAgtgaaaatacataatttagaTTTCAACCTAGTTATTTAAGAATATAGAGAGAATGAGTTAGATCAATATGTAGGCGTTGCTAGAAAAAGTGTAAACCCGCAAATTCCTGTAACTTAATTTTCTCAGGATTGCActtgttaaagttttttttttttttttaataaataattctttttcttttctttctttgcatGTGTGTATGTGGGGGATACTGAGGGAGTAGATACAAGAGTATTTTCTTGCTTCATACATAAAGCATATCATTAACTATTTCATGCATGATCAATCTTGAAGCACTCTCATAATGCTACTATTagataccaaaaaataaaaataaaatgcaatatcTGGTACCATTTCCCAATTGATCCATTTTAAGCCTATATTGGAAGCTTAAAACATGGCACCAACTCGATATCCTACATTTGGATATTAAGGCATACAAAAATCAGCAATGCTATAGGCACCAAATTCATTTAGCAAATGATATGGCAAATAATGTGTCTGTATAttattggttgaaaaattaatataaacaaaatatggATTAGTAAATCCTAATACAAGCCGATAAAATATTGTCACATAATCCGccatatatttggtaaataaatttgataaacaatttggTGTTTTTGGAATTATTGTACAAAATTAACAAAAGggcaagaaagaaagagaatgtTCTGTCTCACCATCATCTGCATCATCTGAAGCATCACGGTTTTTGGGACCTGAATTTTGATTTCCTGAAACAGAAGGGCACCAAATTGACATCAAACTTATTACCATGACAGATCTACTCAGAAGGTTGGTCAAACATGTAACAGAGTCAGTTTAAATGTCTTAAGTCAAGCATAAACATGTTTgggtaaataaatttatttagtatttaCTAAAATCCTGTTCTGATTGTGGTTGTTTAGTGGCTATCAAATTAGCGCTTCggtttaaattctttaatttattaatatttaatgctCCATGCTTTTAGCATCAGACACTGAGcacacaataaaaaataacactGGTTTTGATTGGTCTATCGATCTAGGCTATTTTTTCTTATCCAACATTCTTCATAAGATCCCCTGGGATTCATTTGATATTAAAACTACTTGAATTAGTTAAGGCTTCTACTGAAATACAACATAAAGTTTCAGCATTAAAgcaaatttttctatttaaatttatctGCATATTTGTTCAGTTTTTGTTACtaaaattagaaatataaaaatcaagTCCACTACAgaccatatatataacatagtatTATAGTAGCACTTACCAAACAAAAATGGGGTTTGATTGTTAGAGAATAACACAGAGCTTTGAACTGTTTGATTGTTAGAGAAAAACCCAGTGCTTTGGACGGTTTTATTGTTAGGAAATAACCCAGAACTTTGAACATCAGATGATACCCTAGATCTTTGGCTGTCGGAGAATGCCCCAAAGATTTGATTACCACCAAATTTTACCGAACTTTGACTGTTGGAGAATATTCCAGCAGAGCTTTGATTATTAGGGAATACCCCAGCAGAGCCTTCGTTACTGGGGAATAATTCTGCAGAGCTTTGCTTATTGGAAAATGCTCCTGAAGAGCTTTGGTTATTGGAGAATGCTCCTGTGGAGCTTTGATTAGTGGAGAATGCTCCTCCAGAGCTTTGACTATTGGAGAATGTTCCTCCAGAGCTGTGATTGTTGGGTAATAATCCAAAACTCCATGAAGTTGCAGAGCTTCCAGCAGCTATCGGAGTAAATCCAGTTTTCTCCTGAAATGATTTTATCTCATTATTCTTGGTTTCAGGCTTCGTTTTCTTTTCAGCAGTATGAGATCCTGCAGCAGGAAAATTTTCTCCTTTACCACCATTGGCTTTGAGCCAGTTGACAACATCAGTGAATTTCTCCTGAAATAAAAAGGCAAATAATGAAAACcttcaacaattttttatttattttttatttaacataacCTAATTGGTGTTACCATTAAAACTGCATAAATTAACAAGTTGACATACATTTACATGATATACAGAACTTCATCTGAAGCCTACATCattatgatttattttcttGATCAAGCACTTACTTTAACATCACATAATGTCCTGCTTAAGAGAGTGCTGATACCACAGAAACATAAAACATCCTAACCAGCCTGACCGGGATTTCTTAAACCAACTTTTCCACCCTAGGGATTACTAAGAAGGTAGATGTATCTAGTAAGAATATTAAGATCACAAATACACAGAAAACGTAAGCAATTACCATGATGTTTGAAGCATGAGATAGGTAGTCTCGCACGCCATCTTCCCAAAGTTCATCAGGATGGTCCTTTAATTGTTTTTGCACCCAACtgttaaagaaattttttttggcaaaagtATATGATAATGTAATTAGTTCCGGTCCTTTTGGAGGGTTCATAAAAAGGCAATAAAGAAACATATATCTAGTACAAAAAGGTTTAACTATTTATTCCAGAAGTAATAtaacattaaaattttgtaaaaactcAAACACAATCACGGTCTCAAGATGATGCATGACAATATACAAACCAAAcctgatattatatatatatatatatatatagagagagagagagagagaataaacaGCAAGACTTAAATTGCCTAGTTGAACAGAACCATAATAAGAATAGAACTTAAattgaaaaaccaaaacaaccaaaaatacTACATGACAAGACCACTAAtgtgaaaacataaaataaggACCTTGCAAATTGGGTGTTGAGAGCTCTCACATGCTGCCGAGATGACTCTGCTCTCTGCAAATCCAACTGAGGTGCAGCTGTTGGTTGCTGTTGAGAAGTTTCTGCCCTGTGAACATCAAATGGGGATCCTGCCATTATTCTCTTATTACGGAACTGCATCACcattgaaaacaaattaaaatacaataagtATCCAATGATTAAAAATGTCAAAGCCAActgtttttgatttcttttatattaaccTACGATCATCAGCAATATTTTCCTATAACTGATAGGAACTGTGCCAATGTTGACAAGTTCATTCATTCTTCTAACAAGATTTCCATCAAGTATCTTACGATGAAAAATTCTAGTTTACTGCTTTCCATTGCACCACACATTTTTTCAGCTCTACtgtctattttatatttaataacagaATAAATTCTCTTTTATATTCAATAACAGCATAAAACCGCAAGTATGTCGAACGAGCAAGTACTCCAAATAAAAATACCATCCCAAACCCAGATTTAAGCCAGAAAGAACAGAAAATCTATTCACATTACTCCCCCAAGTCCATAACTGtagcccaaaaaacaaaaaaagcctcCACGGCTTAACAAAATTCGAAGGTTTTCGGATGCTTCCAATTCACAAATAACATTAACTAAGAACCTCAAACCGAAAAGCTAACAAAATCCCACAATTCAAACAAAAGTGCCAAACAGACCAACCAATTTATGTTTTACACAACCATactcaaaaaattaaagataaccACAATACAAAACCTAAATTCAAATCAACTCCGCAGCTAAAATTGAAAAgctacttaatatatatatatatatatattaaaacttcAAAACTGAGCTAAACAATTGCATTGGGTATTataatgcagttttttttttccttataaatttaaaaaaaaaaaaagtaataactaAGAAATAAGTTCAAAGTCAGAACAAATATCAGAAACAGAAGCTCCCCTTAGCATATGTATCAAACAAAACGAGGAATAAAGCAGAAAAAACCAAATTAGGGTTTGCAGAGAGTActaatttaaaagaataaaaaataaaaaaaggaggagAAACTCACGGCCGACTCGTTAGTGTCGGGTTTGGAGTCCGATACGGCGAAACGTTTCGTCCCTTTCATCATGATGATTAGTTTCGATTCAGAGACAGAGCTTTCTCTGTTTCTCAGgtcttttaaattgtttttcaaaaaacaaaaaccaaaaataaaaaaataaaaaaaaagcgaaTAATAGGGTTCTTCAAaaattctcttcttcttcttcttcttcttcttcttcttcttcttaaacTCTATAATCTATATGACGCT comes from Ziziphus jujuba cultivar Dongzao chromosome 6, ASM3175591v1 and encodes:
- the LOC107434886 gene encoding uncharacterized protein LOC107434886 isoform X1 codes for the protein MMKGTKRFAVSDSKPDTNESAFRNKRIMAGSPFDVHRAETSQQQPTAAPQLDLQRAESSRQHVRALNTQFASWVQKQLKDHPDELWEDGVRDYLSHASNIMEKFTDVVNWLKANGGKGENFPAAGSHTAEKKTKPETKNNEIKSFQEKTGFTPIAAGSSATSWSFGLLPNNHSSGGTFSNSQSSGGAFSTNQSSTGAFSNNQSSSGAFSNKQSSAELFPSNEGSAGVFPNNQSSAGIFSNSQSSVKFGGNQIFGAFSDSQRSRVSSDVQSSGLFPNNKTVQSTGFFSNNQTVQSSVLFSNNQTPFLFGNQNSGPKNRDASDDADDENELEPPSSPSVKKTEEKGVVVVHEVKCKLYVKSSDPVDKDAWKDKGTGRLSIKCQEGVSKGTKESKPTILVRNDVGKVLLNALLYPGIKTNSQKNSIVAIFHTAGDGDGNEGENNDSAVARTFLIRLKSEEDRNKLATAIQEYAPSS
- the LOC107434886 gene encoding uncharacterized protein LOC107434886 isoform X2, which encodes MFTGQKLLNSNQQLHLSWICREQSHLGSIWVQKQLKDHPDELWEDGVRDYLSHASNIMEKFTDVVNWLKANGGKGENFPAAGSHTAEKKTKPETKNNEIKSFQEKTGFTPIAAGSSATSWSFGLLPNNHSSGGTFSNSQSSGGAFSTNQSSTGAFSNNQSSSGAFSNKQSSAELFPSNEGSAGVFPNNQSSAGIFSNSQSSVKFGGNQIFGAFSDSQRSRVSSDVQSSGLFPNNKTVQSTGFFSNNQTVQSSVLFSNNQTPFLFGNQNSGPKNRDASDDADDENELEPPSSPSVKKTEEKGVVVVHEVKCKLYVKSSDPVDKDAWKDKGTGRLSIKCQEGVSKGTKESKPTILVRNDVGKVLLNALLYPGIKTNSQKNSIVAIFHTAGDGDGNEGENNDSAVARTFLIRLKSEEDRNKLATAIQEYAPSS